One window of the Runella slithyformis DSM 19594 genome contains the following:
- a CDS encoding SulP family inorganic anion transporter, whose translation MKNLLNDLKQDLPAGLVVFLVALPLCLGIALASGAPLFSGVIAGIIGGIVVAIASGSPVSVSGPAAGLTVIVLNSIQQLGSYELFLSAVLLAGVIQVILGFLKAGIIGHYFPSSVIKGMLAAIGLILVFKQIPHALGYDKDSEGDFVFIQVDGENTFSEILNAINFLHPGAMTIAAVSLAILIAWDKPFFKRYTFFTFVPGALVAVVSGIVLNEFFKTTNPIFALENDHLVKLPVAGSLSEFIGQFTLPDLAGFRNVNVYIVAITIAIVASLESLLSVEAADKLDPYRRNTPTDRELKAQGLGNIISGLIGGLPLTAVIVRSSANINAGSKTKKSAIIHGLLLLISVVGFAGVLNKIPLACLAAVLLVVGYKLAKLSLFKSMYALGWEQFIPFVVTIVAILFSDLLKGIGIGMAVSIFFILRNNYKRAYYLMKEKRSEGETITIQLVEDVTFINKGVITLTLDKLPLNSHVIIDGSQSHTIDLDVLEIIHNFKATAALRGIRLELKGIPEFKGVVGH comes from the coding sequence ATGAAAAATCTGCTGAATGATTTAAAACAGGATTTACCCGCCGGATTAGTGGTGTTTTTAGTGGCCTTACCCCTTTGTTTAGGCATAGCGTTGGCGTCGGGGGCGCCTCTTTTCTCAGGAGTTATTGCCGGTATTATCGGTGGAATTGTGGTAGCCATCGCCAGTGGCTCACCCGTAAGTGTCAGCGGTCCCGCGGCCGGGCTTACGGTAATTGTTCTTAATTCTATCCAACAGTTGGGTTCTTATGAATTGTTTTTGTCGGCGGTTTTGTTAGCGGGGGTTATTCAGGTCATTTTAGGTTTTTTAAAAGCCGGCATCATCGGTCATTATTTCCCTTCAAGTGTGATCAAAGGAATGTTGGCAGCAATCGGGTTGATACTGGTCTTCAAACAGATTCCCCACGCGTTGGGCTACGACAAAGACAGCGAGGGTGATTTTGTCTTTATTCAGGTAGACGGTGAAAATACGTTTTCCGAAATTCTCAATGCCATTAATTTTCTGCATCCAGGTGCTATGACTATTGCGGCCGTTTCGCTCGCCATTCTGATCGCATGGGATAAGCCTTTTTTTAAAAGATACACCTTCTTTACGTTTGTTCCCGGGGCACTGGTCGCGGTGGTTTCAGGGATTGTTTTAAATGAATTTTTTAAAACAACGAATCCCATTTTTGCTTTGGAAAATGATCATTTGGTCAAACTTCCCGTGGCCGGCTCTTTGAGTGAATTTATCGGCCAATTCACGCTGCCCGACTTGGCGGGATTCCGCAATGTCAATGTGTACATTGTTGCGATCACCATTGCCATTGTGGCAAGTTTGGAGTCGTTACTGAGTGTAGAAGCCGCCGATAAGCTGGACCCGTATCGCCGCAATACCCCAACTGACCGCGAGTTAAAGGCGCAGGGGTTGGGTAATATCATCTCCGGATTGATCGGCGGGCTTCCTCTGACGGCCGTGATCGTGCGCAGCTCGGCCAACATCAACGCGGGCAGCAAAACCAAAAAGTCAGCCATTATTCACGGGCTGTTGTTATTGATCAGTGTGGTGGGTTTTGCGGGAGTATTAAACAAAATTCCGTTGGCCTGTTTGGCGGCGGTCTTGCTGGTGGTAGGATATAAGTTGGCCAAACTATCTCTCTTTAAGTCGATGTATGCATTGGGGTGGGAGCAATTTATTCCTTTTGTCGTGACCATCGTTGCGATTCTGTTTTCAGACCTGTTGAAAGGGATCGGTATCGGCATGGCGGTTTCGATTTTCTTCATTTTACGAAACAACTACAAACGGGCGTATTATCTTATGAAAGAAAAGCGCAGCGAGGGAGAAACCATTACGATTCAGTTGGTAGAAGATGTGACGTTTATTAATAAGGGTGTAATTACGCTGACCTTGGATAAACTGCCCTTGAATTCACACGTGATCATTGACGGCTCTCAGTCGCACACTATTGATTTAGACGTGCTTGAAATCATTCATAACTTTAAAGCAACTGCAGCTTTAAGAGGAATCCGGCTGGAGTTGAAAGGGATTCCGGAATTCAAGGGTGTGGTGGGGCATTAG